A stretch of Usitatibacter palustris DNA encodes these proteins:
- a CDS encoding class I SAM-dependent methyltransferase: MSTRTINMTEPVQDYLISHSLRDHPVLAELRKATASLEMARMQISPEQGQFMQFMARAIGAKRCIEVGVFTGYSALAVALALPDSGKIVACDVSDEWTSIGRTHWEKAGVTGKIDLRLAPATQTLDAMLAAGEAGKYDFAFIDADKGAYLDYYERILKLLRLNGIMLVDNTLWSGRVADPANNEPDTVALRRFNDFVHKDERVGIAMLPVGDGLTLLRKR, translated from the coding sequence ATGTCTACGCGCACAATCAACATGACGGAACCCGTCCAGGACTACCTCATCTCGCATTCGCTGCGCGACCACCCGGTGCTCGCGGAGCTGCGGAAGGCGACCGCGTCGCTGGAAATGGCGCGCATGCAGATCTCGCCCGAGCAGGGCCAGTTCATGCAGTTCATGGCGCGAGCGATCGGTGCGAAGCGCTGCATCGAGGTGGGGGTATTCACCGGCTACAGCGCGCTCGCCGTGGCCCTGGCCCTTCCCGACAGCGGCAAGATCGTCGCCTGCGACGTGAGCGACGAATGGACCTCCATCGGCCGGACGCACTGGGAGAAGGCCGGCGTCACGGGCAAGATCGACCTGCGCCTGGCGCCCGCCACGCAAACGCTCGACGCGATGCTCGCCGCGGGTGAAGCGGGGAAGTACGACTTCGCGTTCATCGACGCCGACAAGGGTGCGTACCTCGATTACTACGAGCGCATCCTCAAGCTGCTGCGCCTGAACGGCATCATGCTCGTGGACAACACGCTGTGGTCGGGCCGCGTCGCGGACCCCGCGAACAACGAACCGGATACGGTGGCGCTGCGCCGGTTCAACGACTTCGTGCACAAGGACGAACGCGTGGGCATCGCGATGCTGCCCGTCGGCGACGGCCTCACGCTGCTGCGCAAGCGCTAA
- a CDS encoding ABC transporter ATP-binding protein, which produces MSAIHLEAVSKHWDTVRAVDSVSFSVEPGSFVVLLGPSGCGKSTTLRLIAGLDVPTAGTIRIGGKDVTHAPPAERGIAMVFQSYALFPHLTVAQNITFGLEVRKVAGAEREKRLARVAELLGLGALLARKPSQLSGGQQQRVALGRAIIAEAPVCLMDEPLSNLDAQLRGEMRREIRGLQRRLGITMVYVTHDQTEAMTMADRVVLMRAGRIEQMGTPEELYERPATAFTASFIGAPPMNLMTVGGATIGVRPEDLRLSSDGLAGVVESVEYLGADSLVAAKVDAQVVLVRVPGHATVRASDTVRINWDKQHEHRFDNNGGRK; this is translated from the coding sequence GTGTCCGCGATCCACCTCGAAGCCGTCTCCAAGCACTGGGATACCGTTCGCGCCGTCGATTCGGTTTCCTTCTCGGTCGAACCCGGCTCGTTCGTGGTCCTGCTCGGCCCGTCCGGTTGCGGCAAGTCCACCACGCTTCGCCTCATCGCCGGCCTCGATGTGCCCACGGCCGGAACCATCCGCATCGGCGGCAAGGACGTCACGCACGCCCCACCCGCAGAGCGCGGCATCGCGATGGTGTTCCAGTCGTATGCGCTGTTTCCGCACCTCACGGTCGCGCAGAACATCACGTTCGGGCTCGAAGTGCGCAAGGTCGCGGGTGCGGAGCGCGAGAAGCGCCTCGCCCGCGTGGCCGAACTGCTGGGCCTGGGGGCACTCCTCGCGCGCAAGCCCTCGCAGCTCTCCGGCGGCCAGCAGCAGCGCGTGGCGCTGGGCCGCGCGATCATCGCCGAAGCGCCGGTGTGCCTCATGGACGAACCCCTTTCGAATCTCGATGCGCAACTGCGCGGCGAGATGCGCCGCGAGATCCGCGGCCTGCAACGGCGCCTGGGCATCACGATGGTGTACGTGACGCACGACCAGACCGAAGCCATGACGATGGCCGACCGCGTGGTGCTGATGCGCGCCGGCCGCATCGAGCAGATGGGCACGCCCGAGGAGCTCTACGAGCGTCCCGCCACCGCCTTCACCGCGTCGTTCATCGGCGCGCCGCCCATGAACCTGATGACGGTCGGCGGCGCCACCATCGGCGTGCGCCCCGAGGACCTGCGGCTTTCATCGGACGGACTCGCGGGCGTGGTCGAATCGGTCGAGTACCTGGGCGCCGATTCGCTCGTCGCGGCGAAGGTGGATGCGCAAGTCGTGCTGGTGCGCGTTCCCGGCCACGCGACCGTTCGCGCTAGCGACACCGTACGAATCAATTGGGACAAGCAACACGAGCACCGCTTCGACAACAACGGAGGAAGAAAATGA
- a CDS encoding carbohydrate ABC transporter permease, which yields MKPLHGWLLLLPAVALLALFTHWPIVATVWDSFFATPKGGRPAPFVGLENYAVMVADEVFWKSLWNNLWFALGTIPISIALALAMALWVNSAMRGRTWLRMAFFTPTILPMIAVANIWIFFYTPQYGLLEQITGLFGVSGRNWLGSESTALACVMVVAIWKEAGFFMIFYLAALQQIPPSLAEAAAIEGAPRGYYLRRVVLPLLMPTTLFVMVNAVINAVRMVDHIVVMTRGGPNNATSLLLYHVYQVGFVFWDTGYAAALTVVLLVVLGCVAIGQFVFLDRKVHYQ from the coding sequence GTGAAGCCGCTCCACGGCTGGCTGCTCCTGCTGCCGGCCGTCGCACTCCTCGCGCTGTTCACGCACTGGCCCATCGTGGCCACCGTGTGGGACAGCTTCTTCGCGACCCCGAAGGGCGGCCGTCCCGCGCCCTTCGTGGGGCTCGAGAACTACGCCGTGATGGTCGCGGACGAGGTGTTCTGGAAATCGCTGTGGAACAACCTGTGGTTCGCGCTGGGCACGATTCCGATTTCGATCGCGCTCGCGCTGGCCATGGCGCTGTGGGTGAACTCCGCGATGCGCGGCCGCACGTGGCTGCGCATGGCGTTCTTCACGCCGACGATCCTGCCGATGATCGCGGTGGCGAACATCTGGATCTTCTTCTACACGCCGCAGTACGGATTGCTCGAGCAGATCACCGGACTCTTCGGCGTGTCGGGCCGCAACTGGCTGGGGAGCGAATCGACCGCGCTCGCCTGCGTGATGGTGGTCGCGATCTGGAAGGAAGCCGGGTTCTTCATGATCTTCTACCTCGCGGCCCTCCAGCAGATCCCGCCCTCGCTCGCGGAAGCGGCGGCGATCGAAGGCGCGCCGCGCGGCTACTACCTGCGGCGCGTGGTGCTGCCGCTGCTCATGCCCACGACACTCTTCGTGATGGTCAACGCCGTGATCAACGCCGTGCGCATGGTCGATCACATCGTGGTGATGACGCGCGGCGGGCCCAACAACGCCACGTCGCTGCTGCTCTATCACGTGTACCAGGTGGGCTTCGTGTTCTGGGACACGGGCTATGCGGCCGCCCTCACCGTGGTGCTGCTCGTGGTGCTGGGGTGCGTCGCGATCGGGCAGTTCGTGTTCCTGGATCGCAAGGTGCACTACCAGTGA
- a CDS encoding SDR family NAD(P)-dependent oxidoreductase, with protein sequence MDLKLKGKLALVTGSTAGIGRAIAAQLGREGARVIVNGRKADAVKTACDELAKETGGKYIAFAGDLSLAPEAERVVRENPGIEILVNNLGIFEPKAFEQIPDEDWRRFFEVNVLSGARLARLVLPAMKKADWGRIIFISSESGVQIPAEMIHYGMTKTAQLAISRGLAESVAGTGITVNAVLPGPTNSRGVGDFVEALAKEQGTTFEAFEKEFFKSVRPTSLIKRFSTPEEIATMVAYVASPLASSTTGAALRVDGGTTKSAF encoded by the coding sequence TTGGACCTGAAACTGAAGGGCAAGCTCGCCCTCGTGACGGGCAGCACGGCCGGCATCGGCCGCGCGATCGCCGCACAGCTCGGGCGCGAAGGCGCGCGCGTGATCGTGAACGGGCGCAAGGCCGATGCGGTGAAGACCGCGTGCGATGAGCTCGCGAAGGAGACGGGCGGAAAGTACATCGCCTTCGCCGGCGACCTCTCGCTTGCCCCTGAGGCCGAGCGCGTCGTCCGCGAGAACCCCGGCATCGAGATCCTGGTGAACAACCTGGGCATCTTCGAACCCAAGGCCTTCGAGCAGATTCCCGACGAGGACTGGCGCCGCTTCTTCGAGGTGAACGTGCTCTCGGGCGCGCGCCTCGCGCGGCTGGTGCTGCCGGCGATGAAGAAGGCCGACTGGGGCCGCATCATCTTCATCTCGAGCGAGAGCGGGGTGCAGATTCCCGCGGAGATGATCCACTACGGCATGACCAAGACCGCGCAGCTCGCGATCTCGCGCGGCCTGGCCGAGAGCGTGGCCGGGACGGGCATCACGGTGAACGCGGTGCTTCCGGGGCCGACGAACTCGCGCGGCGTCGGTGATTTCGTCGAGGCGCTGGCGAAGGAACAGGGCACGACCTTCGAGGCGTTCGAGAAGGAGTTCTTCAAGAGCGTGCGGCCCACCTCGCTCATCAAGCGCTTCTCGACGCCGGAGGAAATCGCCACGATGGTCGCTTACGTCGCGAGCCCGCTCGCCTCGTCGACCACGGGTGCGGCGCTGCGCGTGGACGGCGGCACCACCAAGAGCGCGTTCTGA
- the ubiB gene encoding ubiquinone biosynthesis regulatory protein kinase UbiB, translating into MRIFRLIRILSTLLRHRVDGSRSRGERMRRAFESLGPVFVKFGQLLSVRPDLIPEDITTELAKLQDNVPPFPEDQVTAALARAYGKPHSEVFRTFDMKPVASASVAQVHFATLPDGREVAVKILRPGIDRTIAKDVSLLYNAAWLVETFSADGRRLRPREVVREFEHIIGDELDLVREAANASQLRRNFADARLLIVPEVYWDWCNRDVMVMERIDGIAVNDVAELNRLNIDIPKLARDGVEIFFTQVFRDGFFHADMHPGNILVARDGRYCGVDFGIMGTLSDADKNYLALNFMAFFQRDYHKVAVAHVEAGWVPRDTRVDELESAVRSVCEPIFDRPLKEIYFGKVLMRLFEVSRRFNVQVQPQLVLLQKTLLQVEGLGRQLDPSLDLRRTAQPILERWANDQAGPAGFMKQMRDEAPLWAKSLPQLPRLVHRVLTDDTPQRLEAALVKLEAAQRRQTWILLAIAVVLGAMVVAYLFR; encoded by the coding sequence ATGCGAATCTTCCGTCTCATCCGCATCCTTTCCACCCTGCTCCGGCACCGCGTCGACGGCTCGCGCAGCCGGGGCGAACGCATGCGTCGCGCGTTCGAATCGCTCGGTCCCGTGTTCGTGAAATTCGGGCAGCTGCTTTCCGTGCGCCCCGACCTCATTCCCGAGGACATCACCACCGAGCTCGCGAAGCTGCAGGACAACGTGCCGCCGTTTCCCGAGGACCAGGTGACCGCCGCGCTCGCGCGCGCCTATGGGAAGCCGCATTCGGAAGTGTTCCGCACGTTCGACATGAAGCCGGTGGCGAGCGCGTCGGTCGCACAGGTGCATTTCGCGACGCTGCCCGACGGCCGCGAGGTGGCGGTGAAGATCCTGCGTCCCGGAATCGACAGGACGATCGCGAAGGACGTCTCGCTGCTCTACAACGCGGCGTGGCTCGTCGAGACTTTTTCCGCCGACGGCCGGCGCCTGCGCCCGCGCGAGGTCGTGCGCGAGTTCGAGCACATCATCGGCGACGAGCTCGACCTCGTGCGCGAGGCGGCCAACGCGAGCCAGTTGCGGCGCAACTTCGCCGATGCGCGATTGCTCATCGTTCCCGAGGTCTACTGGGACTGGTGCAACCGCGACGTGATGGTGATGGAGCGCATCGACGGCATCGCGGTGAACGACGTCGCGGAATTGAACCGCCTCAACATCGACATCCCGAAGCTCGCGCGCGACGGCGTGGAGATCTTCTTCACGCAGGTCTTCCGCGACGGCTTCTTCCACGCCGACATGCACCCGGGCAACATCCTCGTCGCGCGCGACGGGCGTTACTGCGGCGTGGATTTCGGGATCATGGGAACGCTCTCGGATGCCGACAAGAACTACCTCGCGCTCAACTTCATGGCGTTCTTCCAGCGCGACTACCACAAGGTCGCGGTCGCGCACGTGGAAGCGGGCTGGGTGCCGCGCGACACGCGCGTCGATGAGCTGGAAAGCGCGGTGCGCTCCGTGTGCGAGCCGATCTTCGACCGGCCGTTGAAGGAGATCTACTTCGGCAAGGTGCTGATGCGCCTCTTCGAAGTGTCGCGGCGCTTCAACGTGCAGGTGCAGCCGCAGCTCGTCCTGCTGCAGAAGACGCTCCTCCAGGTGGAAGGCCTCGGCCGGCAGCTCGACCCGAGCCTCGACCTTCGCCGCACCGCGCAGCCGATCCTCGAGCGCTGGGCGAACGACCAGGCGGGACCGGCGGGATTCATGAAGCAGATGAGGGACGAGGCGCCGCTCTGGGCGAAGTCGCTGCCGCAGCTGCCAAGGCTCGTGCACCGCGTGCTCACCGACGACACGCCGCAGCGGCTCGAGGCCGCGCTCGTGAAGCTCGAAGCCGCACAGCGCCGCCAGACGTGGATCCTGCTCGCGATCGCGGTGGTGCTGGGCGCGATGGTCGTGGCCTACCTGTTTCGCTGA
- a CDS encoding ABC transporter substrate-binding protein, whose amino-acid sequence MRTALGSIWKPLAAIAASTALAAAAQTEITFYYPVAVGGPITKTIDQMSADFEKENPGIKVKPVYAGTYQETLVKGITAHKSGTPPTTAILLSTDMYTLIDEDAIVPFEDVSNTADDKAWVKSFYPAFMANSQTGGKTWGIPFQRSTIVLYWNKELFKEAGLDPNKAPANWKEMLEYAQKLTKRDPSGNVTQWGVQIPSSGFPYWLFQGLTTPNGVELMNAAGTETYFDKPEVVEALQYWVDLGRKHKVMPTGVIEWGTTPKDFFEKKVAMIWTTTGNLTNVKNNAKFDFGVAMLPASKRRGSPTGGGNFYVFKKATKEQQSAAVKFAKFMTQPERAAQWGMDTGYVAVRPDAWATAKMTEYVKGFPVASVARDQLQFSVAELSTHDNQRVTKALNDGIQASLTGAKEPAAAMKDAQAEATRILRSYK is encoded by the coding sequence ATGAGAACCGCTTTGGGGAGCATCTGGAAGCCGCTGGCCGCAATCGCCGCATCGACGGCGCTGGCCGCGGCCGCGCAGACTGAAATTACTTTCTACTACCCGGTCGCCGTCGGCGGCCCCATCACCAAGACCATCGACCAGATGTCGGCGGACTTCGAGAAGGAAAACCCCGGCATCAAGGTGAAGCCCGTCTACGCGGGCACGTACCAGGAGACGCTGGTGAAGGGCATCACGGCGCACAAGAGCGGCACACCGCCCACCACCGCGATCCTCCTCTCCACCGACATGTACACGCTGATCGACGAGGACGCGATCGTGCCCTTCGAGGACGTCTCGAACACGGCCGACGACAAGGCGTGGGTGAAGAGCTTCTATCCGGCGTTCATGGCCAACAGCCAGACGGGCGGCAAGACCTGGGGCATTCCGTTCCAGCGCTCGACGATCGTCCTGTACTGGAACAAGGAGCTCTTCAAGGAAGCGGGGCTCGATCCGAACAAGGCGCCCGCCAACTGGAAGGAAATGCTCGAGTACGCGCAGAAGCTCACGAAGCGCGACCCATCGGGCAACGTGACGCAATGGGGCGTGCAGATTCCCTCGTCGGGTTTCCCGTACTGGCTCTTCCAGGGCCTCACCACGCCCAACGGCGTGGAGCTCATGAACGCCGCCGGCACCGAGACCTACTTCGACAAGCCCGAAGTGGTCGAGGCGCTGCAGTACTGGGTGGACCTGGGCCGCAAGCACAAGGTGATGCCCACGGGCGTGATCGAGTGGGGCACCACGCCCAAGGACTTCTTCGAGAAGAAGGTCGCGATGATATGGACCACGACGGGCAACCTCACCAACGTGAAGAACAACGCCAAGTTCGATTTCGGCGTCGCGATGCTGCCGGCTTCCAAGCGCCGCGGCTCGCCCACGGGCGGCGGCAACTTCTACGTCTTCAAGAAGGCGACGAAGGAGCAGCAGTCCGCGGCGGTGAAGTTCGCGAAGTTCATGACGCAGCCGGAGCGCGCAGCGCAGTGGGGCATGGACACGGGCTACGTCGCGGTGCGCCCGGATGCCTGGGCCACGGCGAAGATGACCGAGTACGTGAAGGGCTTCCCGGTCGCCTCCGTCGCGCGTGACCAGTTGCAGTTCTCGGTCGCGGAGCTCTCGACGCACGACAACCAGCGCGTCACCAAGGCGCTCAACGACGGCATCCAGGCTTCCCTCACGGGTGCCAAGGAACCGGCGGCGGCGATGAAGGACGCGCAGGCCGAAGCAACGCGGATCCTGAGGTCGTACAAGTAG
- a CDS encoding histidine phosphatase family protein, which translates to MTYHADRPFTLYFVRHGVTEVNFKGLRCGGDLDVPLMDVGCDQAYLLAKQISRMELGIGIIVAGSLIRTRQTASIISGVLGNIPVEIEPLLNERRLGQWNKRPIEETEEALKNNVPPPGGEAEEEFELRVSRLLDRLRPYLERRPLLVSSKGVGRVMNQLLGGEERMQVGNGEVVEFALSPTGGHIKLRVSRPHQV; encoded by the coding sequence ATGACGTACCACGCCGACCGCCCGTTCACTCTTTACTTCGTCCGCCACGGAGTGACCGAGGTCAATTTCAAGGGGCTGCGCTGCGGCGGGGACCTCGACGTCCCTCTCATGGACGTGGGCTGCGACCAGGCCTACCTGCTCGCCAAGCAGATCTCCCGGATGGAGCTGGGCATCGGCATCATCGTCGCGGGCTCGCTCATCCGCACGCGCCAGACCGCCTCGATCATCAGCGGCGTGCTGGGAAATATTCCAGTTGAAATAGAACCGTTGCTCAACGAGCGGCGCCTGGGCCAGTGGAACAAGCGGCCGATCGAGGAAACGGAAGAGGCCCTGAAGAACAACGTGCCGCCGCCCGGCGGCGAAGCGGAGGAAGAGTTCGAGTTGCGCGTCTCGCGCCTGCTCGACCGCTTGCGACCCTACCTCGAACGCCGCCCGCTACTCGTGAGCAGCAAGGGCGTGGGCCGCGTGATGAACCAACTCCTCGGCGGCGAAGAGCGCATGCAGGTGGGCAACGGCGAGGTCGTCGAATTCGCGCTCTCCCCCACCGGCGGACACATCAAGCTTCGCGTCAGCCGGCCGCACCAGGTCTAG
- a CDS encoding endonuclease/exonuclease/phosphatase family protein: MRLITWNIQWGRGVDGRVDLPRVASHVRALGDFDVMCFQEVADNYPDLGGNDDANQFAILAALFPGYAALEGIALDVGGGTKRKRFGNMILTRLPVHSVRRHALPWPADPQMDSMPRMAIEAVVQAPFGPLRVTTTHLEYYSDVQRMAQARWLREMHAEACERALHGKNVPPGDSNATFKPTPQPTAAILTGDFNFPPEAPEHPAIQEPLAGGAPRYRDAWRLVHGDRPHDPTFCLHDHSWKPTPYCCDFVFVSEGLAVHSIKIDGATQASDHQPVMLDIA, translated from the coding sequence ATGCGGCTCATCACCTGGAACATCCAGTGGGGCAGGGGCGTCGATGGGCGAGTGGACCTCCCGCGCGTGGCCTCGCACGTGCGCGCCCTCGGCGACTTCGACGTGATGTGCTTCCAGGAGGTCGCGGACAACTACCCCGATCTCGGCGGCAACGACGACGCCAACCAGTTCGCGATCCTTGCCGCGCTGTTTCCCGGGTACGCCGCGCTCGAGGGCATTGCGCTCGACGTGGGCGGCGGCACGAAGCGCAAGCGCTTCGGCAACATGATCCTCACCAGGCTTCCGGTCCACTCGGTGCGCCGGCACGCGTTGCCCTGGCCCGCCGATCCGCAGATGGATTCGATGCCGCGCATGGCGATCGAGGCCGTGGTGCAGGCGCCGTTCGGCCCGCTGCGCGTGACCACGACGCACCTCGAGTACTACTCGGACGTGCAGCGCATGGCGCAGGCGCGGTGGCTCCGGGAGATGCACGCCGAAGCGTGCGAACGTGCGCTGCACGGCAAGAATGTTCCACCCGGCGACTCAAACGCCACGTTCAAGCCCACGCCCCAGCCGACCGCGGCGATCCTCACCGGGGACTTCAATTTCCCGCCCGAGGCGCCCGAGCACCCGGCGATCCAGGAACCGCTCGCCGGGGGCGCCCCGCGCTACCGCGACGCCTGGCGCCTCGTGCACGGCGACCGCCCGCACGACCCCACCTTCTGCCTGCACGACCATTCGTGGAAACCCACCCCGTATTGCTGCGACTTCGTTTTCGTCAGCGAGGGGCTTGCCGTACACTCAATAAAAATCGATGGCGCCACGCAGGCGTCCGACCATCAACCGGTGATGCTCGACATCGCCTGA
- a CDS encoding sodium:solute symporter family protein, giving the protein MLFWFVIIYWIISVAIGIYAAKWVHNSKDFAIAGRRLPMYIVTATVFATWFGSETVLGIPATFMKEGFSGIIADPFGSSLCLILVGLFFARPLYRMNLLTIGDYYRKRYSRGVETLTTLCIVISYLGWVGAQIKALGLVFFVVSDGAITQQWGMVIGASTVLMYTVLGGMFSVAITDFIQMIIIVLGMLYIGWAVSGIVPGGASAVIAHASANDKFNLLPKPELKEVLWFLAAWITMMLGSIPQQDVFQRVQSAKDENTAARSSILGGCLYFLFAFIPLFLAYSASLIDPKMVEGALKEGGDPQLVLPNLIMSPLVPIFAQIMFFGALLSAIKSCASATLLAPSVSFSENILRRSSRRSPTPSSSG; this is encoded by the coding sequence ATGCTCTTCTGGTTCGTCATCATCTACTGGATCATTTCGGTCGCGATCGGCATCTACGCGGCCAAATGGGTGCACAACTCCAAGGACTTCGCGATCGCGGGGCGCCGCCTGCCGATGTACATCGTCACGGCCACGGTGTTCGCGACCTGGTTCGGCTCCGAAACGGTGCTCGGCATCCCGGCGACCTTCATGAAGGAAGGCTTCTCGGGAATCATCGCCGACCCGTTCGGCTCCTCCCTCTGCCTGATCCTCGTGGGCCTGTTCTTCGCGCGGCCGCTCTACCGCATGAACCTGCTCACGATCGGCGACTACTACCGCAAGCGCTACAGTCGCGGCGTGGAGACGCTCACGACGCTTTGCATCGTGATCTCGTACCTGGGCTGGGTGGGCGCGCAGATCAAGGCCCTGGGCCTGGTCTTCTTCGTGGTCTCCGACGGCGCGATCACGCAGCAGTGGGGGATGGTCATCGGTGCTTCCACGGTGCTCATGTACACGGTGCTCGGCGGCATGTTCTCGGTGGCGATCACCGACTTCATCCAGATGATCATCATCGTGCTGGGCATGCTCTACATCGGCTGGGCGGTGAGCGGCATCGTGCCCGGCGGTGCCAGCGCGGTAATCGCGCACGCGTCGGCGAACGACAAGTTCAACCTCCTGCCCAAACCCGAGCTGAAGGAGGTGCTCTGGTTCCTTGCGGCATGGATAACCATGATGCTGGGGTCGATTCCCCAGCAGGACGTCTTCCAGCGCGTGCAGTCGGCGAAGGACGAGAACACCGCGGCGCGCTCGTCGATCCTCGGCGGCTGCCTGTACTTCCTCTTCGCCTTCATCCCGCTGTTCCTCGCCTATTCCGCGAGCCTCATCGATCCGAAGATGGTCGAAGGCGCGCTCAAGGAAGGCGGCGACCCGCAGCTCGTCCTTCCGAACCTGATCATGTCGCCCCTGGTGCCGATCTTCGCGCAGATCATGTTCTTCGGCGCGCTGCTCTCGGCGATCAAGAGCTGCGCGAGTGCCACGCTGCTGGCACCTTCGGTGAGCTTCAGCGAGAACATCCTGCGCCGTTCTTCCCGAAGATCACCGACACCCAGTTCCTCAGGCTGA
- a CDS encoding carbohydrate ABC transporter permease has protein sequence MRLYEPRGWALGLETAAAWLLGLLWILPLVYAVWTAFHPPEFSAKFVLGAPLTLENFRRAWEAAPFARYFLNSFMLVTMVLAAQFLLCTLAAYSFARYEFRGKEIVFLLVLVQLMIMPDVLIVENYRTMARLGVLDSIPAVGLPYFASAFGIFLLRQAFKTVPRELDEAARVEGAGPLTVLWRVYVPLAKPIYLAYGLVSVSHHWNNFLWPLIVTNSVTSRPVTVGLQVFSSGDQGIDWSVITAATLLTSAPLLLGFLLFQRQFVQSFMRAGIR, from the coding sequence GTGAGACTCTACGAACCCAGGGGCTGGGCGCTCGGGCTCGAGACCGCGGCCGCGTGGCTGCTGGGACTGCTGTGGATCCTGCCGCTCGTGTATGCCGTGTGGACGGCGTTCCATCCGCCGGAGTTTTCCGCGAAGTTCGTGCTCGGCGCGCCGCTCACGCTGGAGAATTTCCGCCGCGCCTGGGAAGCCGCGCCCTTCGCGCGCTACTTCCTCAACAGCTTCATGCTGGTGACGATGGTGCTCGCCGCGCAGTTCCTGCTGTGCACGCTCGCCGCGTACTCCTTCGCGCGCTACGAGTTTCGCGGCAAGGAGATCGTCTTCCTGCTGGTGCTCGTGCAGCTGATGATCATGCCCGACGTGCTGATCGTCGAGAACTACCGCACGATGGCGCGCCTGGGCGTGCTCGATTCGATTCCCGCGGTGGGCCTGCCCTACTTCGCTTCCGCGTTCGGGATCTTCCTTCTGAGGCAGGCGTTCAAGACGGTGCCGCGCGAGCTCGACGAGGCCGCGCGCGTCGAAGGCGCGGGGCCGCTCACGGTGCTCTGGCGCGTGTACGTGCCGCTCGCCAAACCGATCTATCTCGCCTACGGCCTGGTCTCCGTGAGCCACCACTGGAACAACTTCCTCTGGCCGCTCATCGTCACCAACTCCGTCACGTCGCGCCCCGTCACGGTGGGCCTGCAGGTGTTCTCCTCGGGCGACCAGGGCATCGATTGGTCCGTGATCACCGCGGCCACGCTGCTCACTTCCGCGCCGCTGCTCCTGGGCTTCCTCCTGTTCCAGCGCCAGTTCGTGCAGTCGTTCATGCGCGCCGGGATTCGCTAG
- a CDS encoding class D beta-lactamase, which translates to MGVSELKRFAPSLLMLLAGLNATAADQVLRHDWKRHFAAYGVEGTFVLFDPEANSYGVHNVVRVRHGYLPASTFKIPNALIGLEVGSIRDEREVFRWDGHPKPRAALERDHTLDSGMKDSVAWMFQEVAHRTGKARMKEWLAQFEYGNQSIEGGIEHFWLQGGLRVSAMEQMEFLRKLEEGRLPVSARSRRLVRDALRIEETAGGLTLYAKTGTTGAVREPVAWWVGWVERRGVPVAYFAMNVTPTKAEPLGAREAITRAILAQEIGYGL; encoded by the coding sequence ATGGGAGTCTCGGAATTGAAGCGCTTCGCGCCCTCGCTGTTGATGCTGCTTGCAGGACTCAACGCCACCGCCGCCGACCAGGTCCTGCGCCACGACTGGAAGCGTCATTTCGCCGCGTACGGCGTCGAGGGCACCTTCGTCCTCTTCGACCCGGAGGCGAACAGCTACGGCGTCCACAACGTGGTCCGCGTTCGCCACGGCTACCTGCCGGCCTCGACGTTCAAGATCCCGAACGCGCTGATCGGCCTCGAGGTGGGATCGATCCGCGACGAGCGCGAGGTGTTCCGGTGGGATGGCCACCCGAAGCCGCGCGCGGCGCTCGAGCGCGACCACACGCTCGACTCCGGCATGAAGGACAGCGTCGCGTGGATGTTCCAGGAGGTGGCCCATCGCACGGGCAAGGCGCGCATGAAGGAGTGGCTCGCGCAGTTCGAGTACGGCAACCAGAGCATCGAGGGCGGCATCGAGCATTTCTGGCTGCAGGGCGGCCTTCGCGTGAGCGCGATGGAGCAGATGGAGTTCCTGAGGAAGCTCGAGGAGGGAAGGCTTCCGGTGAGTGCCAGGTCGCGGCGCCTCGTGCGCGACGCGCTGCGCATCGAGGAGACCGCCGGCGGACTCACGCTCTACGCGAAGACCGGCACGACGGGCGCGGTGCGCGAGCCCGTGGCCTGGTGGGTCGGCTGGGTCGAGCGGCGCGGTGTGCCGGTCGCCTACTTCGCGATGAACGTGACGCCGACCAAGGCCGAACCCCTCGGAGCCCGCGAAGCGATCACGCGCGCGATCCTCGCGCAGGAGATCGGCTACGGCCTCTAG